In Massilia forsythiae, one DNA window encodes the following:
- a CDS encoding hybrid sensor histidine kinase/response regulator, with product MTEEHKGAPDTTSAAERELQAAREALRRAHERMENMLESLNDGFCAVDHDWRISYINERGLEMLAPLQRTRTDLVGSNLWEAFGELHGTQLERMFLHAMARRETGVHEFFYATLSRWFEVRAHPSPDGLTLYLQDITRRKTDQQALLQGNNRLQVALAAGRLGDWRWDAGSDRVSLGERAAEIFGLAPEQALEWSELRARIDPADRENVRRAVMQAFAGHSDLDLECRLLGDGPEQRWVAMVGRADYADQAQRSGMLGMTGVVQDISARRGAEDTLRQSEEVLRALANTIPQLAWMAQADGAMVWFNERWFDYTGTTPDQVVGWGWQSACEPSSLPLVLEHWNDSIRDGSPFEMEFPLRGADGNYRWFLTRGNPVRDRHGHVLRWFGTNTDVDQVKRAEQALRDESNVLELLNSTGSALASTRDLHSLLQTAADAATGIAGARHGAFLYHGRGADGAGKLFSLYTVSGASPAEFEAFGAAGANGLFGPGMPGASGADAHEVLRSDDITQDARFHGTNPFGLPIGHPPLRSYLAVPVVAHSGEVLGTMFFGHPEPRIFTERTERIVRGIAAQAAVAIDNTRLYEEAQRAAEERKVLLESERLARAEAERTSQMKDEFLATLSHELRTPLSAILGWSQVLRRGSRDQNDLQKGLQTIERNARAQAQLIEDLLDMSRITSGKALLEMQTVAPGGFLDAAIETVRPGADAKNIRIEKRYAPDAGMVAGDPARLQQVVWNLLSNAIKFTPRDGRVEVELGRNDTSVLITVRDNGVGIKPEFITHVFERFRQADASMTRRHGGLGLGLAIVKQLIEQHGGTVRADSAGEGQGASFIIELPLAKQLPLAPARSARSAAMVQAPGTPTPPESAARDLASLDALVVDDDRDNRELIKRILSDCGATVRIAASAREALALFREAPPNLLISDLGMPEVDGFELLDRVRKLGREHGGYVPAIALTAFARSEDRLRVLEAGFSAHISKPVEPSELIATVASMRGPATPLVNRSPPPAASQGDML from the coding sequence GTGACCGAGGAACACAAAGGCGCGCCTGACACGACCTCGGCCGCCGAGCGGGAGTTGCAGGCTGCACGCGAAGCGCTGCGGCGCGCCCACGAGCGCATGGAAAACATGCTCGAAAGCCTGAACGACGGCTTTTGCGCCGTCGATCACGACTGGCGCATCTCCTATATCAACGAGCGCGGCCTGGAAATGCTGGCACCGCTGCAGCGCACCCGCACCGACCTGGTGGGAAGCAACCTGTGGGAAGCCTTCGGCGAACTGCACGGCACCCAGCTGGAGCGCATGTTCCTGCACGCGATGGCCAGGCGCGAGACCGGCGTGCACGAATTCTTTTATGCGACGCTGAGCCGCTGGTTCGAGGTGCGCGCCCATCCGTCGCCCGACGGCCTGACGCTGTACCTGCAGGACATCACCCGGCGCAAGACCGACCAGCAGGCCCTGCTGCAGGGCAATAACCGCCTGCAGGTGGCGCTGGCCGCCGGCCGCCTGGGCGACTGGCGCTGGGACGCCGGCAGCGACCGCGTATCGCTGGGCGAGCGCGCCGCCGAGATCTTCGGCCTGGCGCCCGAACAGGCGCTCGAATGGAGCGAACTGCGCGCCCGCATCGACCCGGCCGACCGCGAAAACGTGCGCCGCGCCGTCATGCAGGCCTTCGCCGGCCACAGCGACCTGGACCTCGAATGCCGCCTGCTGGGCGACGGTCCCGAGCAGCGCTGGGTGGCCATGGTCGGCCGCGCCGACTACGCCGACCAGGCGCAGCGCTCGGGCATGCTCGGCATGACCGGCGTGGTGCAGGACATCAGTGCGCGCCGCGGCGCCGAGGACACCCTGCGCCAGAGCGAGGAAGTGCTGCGCGCGCTGGCCAACACCATTCCGCAGCTGGCCTGGATGGCGCAGGCCGACGGCGCCATGGTCTGGTTCAACGAACGCTGGTTCGACTACACCGGCACCACGCCCGACCAGGTGGTCGGCTGGGGCTGGCAAAGCGCCTGCGAACCGAGTTCGCTGCCGCTGGTGCTGGAGCACTGGAACGACAGCATCCGCGACGGCAGTCCGTTCGAGATGGAGTTTCCGTTGCGCGGCGCCGACGGCAACTACCGCTGGTTCCTGACGCGCGGCAATCCGGTACGCGACCGCCACGGCCACGTGCTGCGCTGGTTCGGCACGAATACCGACGTCGACCAGGTCAAGCGCGCGGAGCAGGCGCTGCGCGACGAGTCGAACGTGCTGGAGCTGCTCAACAGCACCGGCAGCGCCCTCGCCTCCACGCGCGACCTGCATTCGCTGCTGCAGACCGCGGCCGACGCCGCTACCGGCATCGCCGGCGCGCGCCACGGCGCCTTCCTGTACCACGGCCGCGGCGCCGATGGCGCCGGCAAATTGTTTTCGTTGTATACGGTATCCGGCGCCAGCCCGGCCGAGTTCGAGGCGTTCGGCGCGGCTGGCGCCAACGGCCTGTTCGGCCCCGGCATGCCGGGCGCCTCCGGCGCCGACGCGCACGAGGTGCTGCGCTCGGACGACATCACCCAGGATGCGCGCTTCCACGGCACCAATCCGTTCGGCCTGCCGATCGGCCACCCGCCGCTGCGCAGCTACCTGGCGGTGCCGGTGGTGGCGCACTCCGGCGAAGTGCTGGGCACGATGTTCTTCGGCCACCCGGAACCGCGCATCTTCACCGAGCGCACCGAGCGCATCGTGCGCGGCATCGCCGCCCAGGCGGCGGTGGCGATCGACAATACCCGCCTGTACGAGGAAGCCCAGCGCGCCGCCGAGGAACGCAAGGTCTTGCTGGAAAGCGAGCGCCTGGCGCGCGCCGAAGCCGAGCGCACCAGCCAGATGAAGGACGAGTTCCTGGCCACCCTATCGCACGAACTGCGCACGCCGCTGTCGGCGATCCTGGGCTGGTCGCAGGTGCTGCGGCGCGGCAGCCGCGACCAGAACGATCTGCAGAAGGGCTTGCAGACCATCGAGCGCAACGCGCGCGCCCAGGCCCAGCTGATCGAGGACTTGCTCGACATGAGCCGCATCACGTCCGGCAAGGCGCTGCTCGAGATGCAGACGGTGGCCCCCGGCGGCTTCCTCGACGCCGCCATCGAGACCGTGCGCCCGGGCGCCGACGCTAAGAACATCCGCATCGAGAAGCGCTACGCGCCCGACGCCGGCATGGTGGCCGGCGATCCGGCGCGCCTGCAGCAGGTGGTGTGGAACCTGCTGTCGAACGCCATCAAGTTCACCCCGCGCGACGGCCGCGTCGAGGTCGAACTGGGGCGCAACGATACCAGCGTGCTGATCACCGTGCGCGACAACGGCGTCGGCATCAAGCCGGAATTCATCACCCACGTGTTCGAGCGCTTCCGCCAGGCCGACGCCTCGATGACGCGGCGCCACGGCGGCCTCGGACTGGGCCTGGCGATCGTCAAGCAATTGATCGAGCAACATGGCGGCACGGTGCGCGCCGACAGCGCGGGCGAAGGGCAAGGCGCCAGCTTCATCATCGAGCTGCCGCTGGCCAAGCAATTGCCGCTGGCGCCGGCGCGCTCGGCGCGCAGCGCCGCCATGGTGCAGGCGCCGGGCACGCCGACGCCGCCGGAAAGCGCGGCGCGCGACCTCGCCAGCCTGGACGCGCTGGTGGTCGACGACGACCGCGACAACCGCGAACTGATCAAGCGCATCCTGAGCGATTGCGGCGCCACCGTGCGCATCGCCGCCAGCGCGCGCGAGGCGCTGGCGCTGTTCCGGGAAGCGCCGCCGAATCTCTTGATCAGCGACCTCGGCATGCCGGAAGTCGACGGCTTCGAACTGCTCGACCGGGTGCGCAAGCTGGGGCGCGAGCACGGCGGCTACGTGCCGGCGATCGCCCTCACCGCCTTCGCCCGCTCGGAAGACCGGCTGCGCGTGCTGGAAGCGGGTTTTTCGGCGCATATCTCGAAGCCGGTCGAGCCGAGCGAACTGATCGCCACGGTGGCGTCGATGCGCGGTCCGGCCACGCCGCTGGTGAACCGTTCGCCGCCCCCGGCCGCCAGCCAGGGTGATATGCTGTAG